GGCTTCCGGGAATATGCTCGGCTATCTTTAGTAACACTCCCTCAAGGTTGTTATATACATCCGTATTCCAAAACCGGATTACACTCATTCCCATCTCTTCGAGTTGCTCTGTTCTACTCTTATCGCGGATTATCTTACTCTCCTCGGCGTGCCCTCCGCCGTCGAGCTCCACGACCAGTCCTGCCTCCGGGCAGTAGAAGTCGAGGATGTAGCCTTTCAGCGGATGCTGGCGGCGGAACTTGGCGCC
This genomic window from bacterium contains:
- a CDS encoding endonuclease domain-containing protein, coding for GAKFRRQHPLKGYILDFYCPEAGLVVELDGGGHAEESKIIRDKSRTEQLEEMGMSVIRFWNTDVYNNLEGVLLKIAEHIPGSPSP